AACACGACAACATTGCTGAAATCAGTATCTTTTTTCTTCTAATACTATTATCAACTGTACTATTCTCACAATGGCATAGTTTGGACTGCATATTCTGCAAAGGATCCATCAGCGTCGTCCATCATTTCACAACTTTTAATCTCAACCGTTCGTCCCGCCTCGATCAGATCAACTTTTATATCCCAAACAGATTTGTTCTTCTTCCCTCAAGAATTCTTCTAACAATCTCGAACTTAATCTTTGCAAAAGTCACTGTAGGGTTTTGCAAGTTCGAGGACAGAGTCGAGTCTCCAAATGTCAGAGTTGAGGAATCGGTGGAGATCTATCCAATCGATCATTTGGGCACACATCGATACTACCGTTTTCACGCTCTTTGTTTAGCTATGAACTAATCGACCAAATCTAATTCCATTTTTGTTGTGCGATAGGCACCGCTACTCGTTCGAAACAATGGCACGGTCGAGGCGATACCATCGCCGCGAAGAGCGAGAAGAAGAGACACAAAATTGGAGAGACTTGAAGTTGGCCTGATGAGAGCTCGAGCTGCTATCAAGGAAGCATTTCGAAGCCACAGTAACGTATCGCCATTGTTCGACAAAGATTACGTTCCGCAAGGCCCCTCATATAGGGATGCTTACGCTTTTCATAGGTACATAATCGACGACGTGAAATCTTGGATCATTAGTTTGGTTGCTTAAAGTGTTTTGGGGAAACAATTCCAAAGTGCAGGAGTTATTTGGAAATGGAGAAGCTGTTCAAGGTCTATGTGTATGAAGAAGGTGAACCACCACTCTTCCACGATGGCCCCTGCAGGAGCATATACTCTTCCGAGGGAAGGTTCATCCATGGCATCGATATGGACACCTGGTTTCGCACTAGGGATCCTGATCTGGCTCATGTCTTCTTCCTCCCATTCAGTGTTGTGAAGATGGTCAAGTTGATCTACAAGCCCAAATCCTTCGACATATCCCCTATAACGAGGACCATTGCTGACTACATCAGTGTCATTGCTGAAAGATACCCATACTGGAACAGGAGCCTTGGTGCGGACCATTTCATGCTTTCCTGCCATGATTGGGTAACACAAACACTCCTCTCTCATCTGTTTGTTATTGTTCTTAGGATCATGTCTGAAGTTGCTGAACTCGTTTAGCAAAGCTAGGCATGCAGCATGGAGTTTCAGAGAGTTGTAGTGGTGTCGATATCTGTAatgctcgtgaaaaggagaatctACTGCACATATAGAGGCATACATGTGTCAAGTTGTTCTTCTACTGCTTCCTAATGCTTGCTTAACATCATCTGCGGTTTACATGGAACCAAAAAGCAGGCATAAATCAGTAGAGAATAATTCTTTGTGCTGCTGTAGATATTGATCTGATACTGTTATATGTATGCTTTGGTTGTGCAGGGGCCTCATGCCTCCGAAGCTCACTCTCATCTCTACGGCGACTCCATCCGCGTGCTGTGCAACGCCAACACATCCGAGGGCTTCGACCCTCGCAAGGACGTATCACTCCCGGAGATCAACCTCAAGACGGACGTCATGGCCGACATGATGGGTGGGCCGTCCGCGTCGCGCCGCCCCGTTCTCGCCTTTTTCGCGGGCGGCGACCACGGCCCCGTCAGGCCGCTGCTGCTGCAGGTGTGGAAGGGCCGCGACCCGGACGTGCAAGTCCACGAGTACCTCCCCAGGGGCGTCTCCTACTACGCCATGATGCGGCGGAGCCGCTTCTGTCTCTGCCCCAGCGGGTACGAGGTGGCGAGCCCCAGGGTGGTGGAGGCCATCTACCTCGGCTGCGTGCCGGTGACCATCAGCCACCGCTACGTGCTGCCCTTCAGCGACGTCCTCAACTGGAAGGCCTTCTCGGTGCAGGTGTCGCCGGAGGACATCCCCGACCTCAAGCGGATTCTGACGGCGATATCGCCCAGGCAGTACatcaggatgcagaggcgggtgagGATGGTGAGGAGGCACTTCGAGGTGAACAGCCCTCCCAGGAGGTTCGATGTGTTCCACATGATCCTTCACTCGGTGTGGCTGAGGCGGCTTAACGTCCGTCTTCTTCGCTATGAGTGATTCATGTCGGAATCCCTTCCTTTTTGCTCACCCCTGCTTTAGGCTGTGGATTCTGTAGACGCGTCTCAATTGCATGCTGTGCAAATCTGTGTGTTCTGCAGTGTTCGAGCAaagaagtctctctctctctctctcgctctctctctctatatatatatatagagagagagagagagagagagagagggttcttATTGGATGTCCCATGTTTGGATCTTAGATGGAGTCTATCGGATCCGACCCGGTAACATTTCGCTGGGATGCTTCTCAAAATCTAAGTTTCCATGAGGACCAGATTAGAAAAATTCAGCTAAATCGAAGTTAATGCTTTAAGACAGTATTATTggtattattgaaaatattagGGTCTATAGTAATATAATTCTACAGAATATAAGAAAGAGATGAAAATAAATATACTTACAGGGGCTTAGATAGAAAAATGACCTTCCTTTACTTTGATCGAAGCGGTCGCCTGTGTCGAAGAGGATCCACCGTCTCGCCATGGACTACAGCCTCGCGGCGTTGAAGCTCTTCTGCGGCGAACTCAAGGATGTTCGCGCCGCATCCGCCTCCGCCTCTTCCTCTGCCGCCACCCTATTCGGCATCCTCTTCCAGCGCGCCTGGCTGCAGGTCCGCACAATAGCCTCACCTCTTTCTTTCCTCCCCGTTCGTTCGCTTTCTATGACGCGGCGGTTGCAGGCAGGGTGTTTTGGTGTCGGGCACCGATGAGGGGCGCTTCCTTCTCGATGACGGCTCCGACGTCGTCGAGCTCCTCCTCTCCGCCGAATCCCAGCCCCAGCAGTGGAAGATTGGTTGGTCAAAGACAACAAAAGCCACTTATTTTGATCCTTACCACTCTTGCTGCAGTCTAAGCCATTTCCCCTATTTCTTGCCGTTTCAGGGATGTACGTGATGGTCGTCGGGCCGTACGTCGCCGCTCAATCCGGTGGCCTTTCTACGATCAGGGTACCTTCTCTTGCTCGAACTCCATACTAGGTTACCCAGGCAGAGAATCTTGGATAGGGTTTTATGAAGTATATTGGGGATTGAGGAAAAAAAGGTCTTGTTTTCATTATCTTTTAGGTTTTTCGTTAATGTAGTTGATTTACTTTGTTGCcaatataaattaaaatctttACCTATTATTTAGATCATTTCACTTTACTGTACTCCTCAAGATCTTTCCATTAGGGAGACGGGGTAAATGATGCATTATGTTCCTTCTCTTTaattagtaaaagtttttttttcttttctgttcttaCACCATATCTTATGATCAATCAAAATACAAACATTATGTGGTAGACTTTCGGCCCCAGAGCTTTCAGTTTTTTCCTTGCATaaaccatttctttttttttttttttggcaaaagcAACAAAGATTAGGGCTGATGCTATGTAACATTCCTAAAATTGAACTTGATCTGATACGAGAGTAAGCAAGAGTTCATTGAGGTGCAAGTTTTTAGTGTTTGCATCGATTTATATGAGGTTCCATTTTTCTTACTTAGGATTCTAATGTTGATCCTTCGTCTGTTGTATCAGAGTCAATGTTGTGGCAAACGGCTTTTGTTGGATGTCTATTATTCTAtcctttcaatttcaaaaaatttgGTTGTCTAGAACATTTGGGTTTGCCAAAGAAACCGTGCTAGCAGAGGTGTTTCTGAGGCTGAAGAGTCCTTAGAGTGTGTAGATCTGATATTTTGCAGTTACCTTCTATATTATTGTAATCTTCATCATTGATAATGGCAGACCTTTTCCTTAAAAGGTGAAGCTATCATCCAGCTAATGTGCCCACTGACCAATAAGGTAGAATCCAGTTTAGGACCTTAATTAAGGCAATCCCTTTGAAGTCTATGCATCTGAAGTGTAATTGAATTGCTTATTGAAATTGTCGAAGCCTTCAAAATAAAAAGTTAGTTGTTAATTTACAGTTTTCACATCATTATCACTGAAAGTTCTTTGAGAATCTCTAAAACGTACCATATAAAATTAACCAGTTCTGGAAAACAAACTATGAGGACCTTTAGCCAAGTAACTGTATACCGTGAACTTTTATAAAtgcaaactaaaaaataaaaaacatggtttaaactttaaagtacataTATTTCAATATATGTTTGATAAGTGATAATTCATTAAGGAAGTTTTAAGATTATGAAGTATCTCAGGTTTGAAATTTGTTATTGCATCAACATTCAGGTTTTTGGGATTAAGTGAGGCAATTGACCACCCATCAGTTATTGCTTTAAAAAGAAATCCAGGCCATGCAAGCAAAACACTCAGTTCATGGTAGAACTTTCTTTTCTATAATCGGGTATCATATCATGTGTAGCAATTGTTTTTAAGTATCGAGGTTAAACAATATTGCCTATTCTCTTAGGTATAGTACAGTAGCAAATATACGATAATGATTTGAGAGATGCCCCAGCAATTGTTTGTGGGACCAATATTGCATTTTTATGCACTCACAAGCTGTAGGCCTAGTTGCTTTCTGGTAAAATTTCATAAGCCACATTAAAAGCATTGGTCAACTTGTGAATTTTATGCCAATTATATATTCTTTTGACTGTAAGATATATCAATTCTCCCATTAATcagcaatggtttaaaagcaattTATGCTACATCATTTCTTTTCTCTATTATTCTTTTTTGGGTGATGGTTGAAGAAGAGAGTACTTCTGCACATGGTAGTTCTAAGTATAGCTGTATGGATATATAATTCTGGCAAATTATGTGATCTTGAGGCTGGATAAATAAAAACACAGATTCATAAACTAGGATACCTGCAGCTTTAGCCTTCCACAAAAAGGGGCAGTTATGGTGACTAATCAACAGATACATGTAGTCTCCTTACAGATTCTGGTGTTTAGCACATTATATATGCGGTCAAGTGGTTGAGGGTTCAAGGCTGGTTCTCATTGTTAGTGTTGTGCATGGTTATGTAACACCGTATATggaaagtaaaaagaaaaaaaatataccaTTTAAACTCGACCATGCGAGATCTGTTATTCTTTTAATCTAGCTAGTTTCAACATCAGTTTCTCATAAGTATTTTCCAGCGTCAGTTTCTCATGCGCACTATTAACAGTGTGATTGGCTGTTGAAGGGTCCTGATCTTGCCTGTATGAGTTGATAGCAAATAAGCTCAATATTGGTTATATCTCTTTTGTGATAAGAGATACTATATATACAGTTCATTATATGTCCATGTCAGCTAAGTAAAGATCAAGAAACCTTCTGCTACCAAACGGTTCATCTCATCCTTTTGTTGTTAATGCAGGTTCACAAGATGGTGGATCTCTCGCAACATCCTGATCGGGAAGCAATGTGGCATCTGGAAGTCATGGAAGCTCATAAGCTGTTCTACCTCCCATCACCCCAGTGACAATACTCTTCCTCGCACGCACATCATGGTCCGGCAATGAACAGCGAAATTGTTTGCGGATCATTTAAAGCTGTCGTTCTGCGACAATTTGCTGCATGTCCAAGAATCTCAGAGGATTTCATGTTCTTCAACTATGCCTTGTGAAAAACATTTTGTCAAAGTGTTTTCTAAATATTTGATCTTTTTGTCTATCTGGTTTAGTATTAGGTCTTTTTGTCAAAGTGTTCTCTAAATATTAAATTGGATCAATTTGAGTGCTCTCTAAATATTCAAGTGTTAGATCGGCTGAGCAGTTTCTCCATGAAACCCTATGAAGGTACATTctgggctctctctctctctctctctctctctctctctctctctctctctcttacacttGAAACATTTGAGTTATGTTACCACATGCCGGCAGGAGTTATAACCCGCAGAGATTTGCAATTGGACTTTTTTTGCTGTTGTAGCATGCAAATATTTGGATGCTGATGTGGTGGGGAACGCTTCTTTGACACGGGAGAAAGAGCGGTCGGATCATGCTGTGCGAATCGTAAAGCGCCAGATCACGCTTTCAGTCGTCACCTAAGTCGGTTGAGTTGGGTTCAGTCAGAGTGGTATCCCGAAGCGACACCTCGTTCATTCCAAAGTGTGACGTGGACCTTACAAGAACAGGAAGCATCAAAAGAAGAGTGAACACCTTTGCTACAAATTATTCTGTCCCAACTCCGGATTTAGATTCACCAATAATTCGTCGTATCAATATGAAATTGTAGAATGATTCTGCCCACGCTTCTTCTACGCGGTGATGGGGACGCTTATCGTGTGATTTCCTATATATGTAtatggatagatagatagatagatcaatCACATCACAGCCATATAATctgtaaattatttttaatatttttatcattataattGAATCTTGTGAAGAGCATTACATTTACTAGAGTTTTAAGTAAATGAAATAACAATTAAGTTTTATTGGCCTCATCAGAACAATAATCTTTGCCGCCGCGGACTGCTTTTACCGCCTCATCAGAGACCGCGGACTTCTTTTACCGCCCTTGCCTTTCTGTCGTTTTCTTTCTCGTAACCAAACTCCTAGTCGGCTTCGTCGTCTTTGTCACGACACCGGCAGAGAATAGTTAGACAAAACCCGTCCCACGACTTCAGACACGACAACccgccactatatatatataaaactaacACCAACTAGACTGCGATAACGGTGAAGGGAGGATCGAAGgcgagagcagaagaagaagagatgagcCCGGGGCGACGATGGCGGCGGTGCGTCCGCTCGGCCGGCTTCCTCTTCGCTGCCTCTGCCGCCCTCCTCCTCGGCTCGACCGTCGCCCTTTTCGCCTGGCTCACTGTCTCCCCTTTCCCCAAACCCCTGCCTCTCTCGCCCTCCTCTGCATCCGGATGCCGCCCCGACGGCGAGGGATCCTGGTCCGTCGGCCTCTTCTACGGAGATTCCCCCTTCTCCCTCAAGCCCATCGAATTCGTAAACCCTTCTcctctcctttcttcttgtttgtTATGTTTGATCCGTTGTTCTTGATCGGGCGATGTCTCGGGGATTGAATGGAGCAGTGGAATGTGTGGGACAACGAGACAGCGGCATGGCCGGTGGCGAATCCGGTGGTCACTTGTGCCTCGGCGACGGACGCTGGCTTCCCTAGCAACTTTGTGGCCGATCCCTTCCTCTATATCCAGGTCAGTGAATTAGAGCTTCGAATCGGGGACTCCGACAATTATGGTCTCTGAGCTCAACGGAGCCCATGCTTAGCTATTTGAGGTTCTAGTTGTGATCAATTGATAAATAGGTCAATTTTGTTTCACTTCAGAAGAAGGGAATAAAGTAGAATTATGCGATCAACTGCATGAGATTTTGTGTGTCTAACCTTTACTCAGTTTTCTCATATTCCTCTTTTTTTAATTGAGAAGTACTGTTTAGTATGAAACCGTGGAAATTTGTGTTTTAGAAACAATGTTGTATttctaaaagcaaaaaaaatgaaATCAAGCTTTTTATTTTATCAGTTCTTTGAGCTAAAATTTTACTTTTCTGAACCcagaaaaaggaagagagagaatAAGAATGATGAATGACTCAACCAAGGTATGACTTTTGATGAAAATAAGCTGATGGTATTAGACTTTGTCTAGTTAGAACAGGAGGATGTCCTTACTATAAAGGTCTGACATTTGATGAAAATAAGCCATTAGTACTAGTATTAGACTTTTTTCAACCGAGAGCTAATATTTTATTGACCCACAAAGAAAATTGAAATGATAAATGAAGAGGTCTGGTTGGTGACAAATTAAATGGAAGGGAGAATCACTATGAACATAAGGCAATTAAGTCAGTGACTGATGCATACAATTGGCACTACCATGAGGCAGGAAGACAAGCTTAATTTATACGTTTATAAGAACTAAAACTGCCTTCCATTTGGCGGCCAAAGCTAAAGTGCATATGATATTTTGGGACCACTATTCCTTTAGGAGTGATTTATATGGAATCAGATACCTAGAAATAGTGGCAAAAATATGGTTGCGCATCCATATCTATTGTCGTGAATTGCCACATCAAGAAACTCTTTATATGGTTTTTGAGCCTAGGTACTACTGTATATGTACTATACAGCAAACTTAAATCAGAATATGGTGGGACTGACATGCAAAGCTATTTCAGTTTAAATGCTCTTAGTTGACCAACATATAGTTAAATTGGGATAGGAGTGTCATTGCAAGatcaattgacattctgttgagtTGCTCAGCATAATAGGTGAAGAATCAATTAATTTTTGGTAGCATGCTGGTTTTTCTTAGGTCGAAAAAACCAAAAGATGCACAAAAGAATAAAGTTAGGAATTCACCAAGCAATGGGAAAACACAGCTTTCCTTTTGAATGTTTGATGAAGGATATGTTAAAGCCAAAATGAAGATGGTGATAGGAAACCATGGAAATGATGAAATCCAGAGTGGTGATGATCAATACATAAGACAGCTTTGTATATGCTAGTCTTTGGAAAAGAGCTCCAATTAAACTTGCTGTTGACTAAGTTCTTCTGGAAGATAATTACTGCTGCAAATAGAATTCCATTTGCTTGAATGTTGTCTCTTAAATTTCATAAGATGGATGAAGCTCAAGTTGAGAATGTTTTCATCTGTTGGATTTCTATGTATCCAAATTGCATTATACTACAAACAGTTAAGCAATAGCTTATACTTTATTTTCTTGAAATAACGAAGTAGATGGATCATTTATAAGGTAATTATTTGCTTGAAATCTACCACATTAACGTTTGGATGGTTTGTCTTTTTATTCATGTTCTGCTTGCAATATCAGTACATTTTCTCTGGCAATGAGGTTCACTACTGCCATTCACAGCGATATTAGAGTGCATCTTTCTAACTTATAATTGTTTTTCAGGAAGatattttgtatttgttctttgaaaCGAAGAACTCTGTCACATTGCAAGGAGACATTGGTGTTGCTAGGAGCAAGGACAAGGGTGCAACATGGCACCACCTGGGTATTGTGCTGGACGAAGAATGGCACCTTTCTTACCCATATGTTTTCAGCTACCAGGACCAGGTAAGAGCATCCTTTCTTATTAGATGTGAAAATGCTACTTCTCCGATGCCTTGATAGAAGAGGGCCAGGAACCGGTTTATAATTTAACATTTTAGTTTCCCCAGTTTCTCATTTTCATGTGGACTCCGCAGATCTATATGATGCCCGAAGGCAGTGAGAAAGCGGACCTCCGGCTTTACCGGGcagtgaattttcctttaaggtgGACACTGGAAAAGGTCATTCTTAAGAAGCCGCTTATAGACTCATTCATTATAAATCATCAGGGTTATTTTTGGCTTTTTGGGTCAGATTTCAGTTCTGTGGGTGCCAAAAAGAATGGAGAGCTTGAAATCTGGTACAGCAGCTCACCGCTTGGTCCTTGGAAGCCACACAAACAGAATCCAGTTCATAACATGGATAAGAGTTTAGGTGCTAGAAATGCAGGAAGGCCATTCACTTATAAAGGTGAGCTCTATCGCCCAGGGCAAGACTGCGGTGGTACATATGGGCAGCGTATACGCCTTTTCAATATCAAGGTTCTTGCCAAAGATGAATACGAGGAAGTCGAAGTTCCACTTGGTTTGGATGAGCCTCAAAAAGGCAGTAATGCTTGGAATGGTGCTCGTTACCATCACCTAGATGTGCAACGGCTCACGTCGGATCAATGGGTTGCGGTAATGGATGGTGATCGAGTTCCTTCGGGTGATGTCATTCGCAGGCTTTTGATAGGCTACTCAGCATTTGGAGCTGCTATTGTACTGGTTATATTATCAGGGGTGTTCCTAAGTGCAATTAAGTGCAATTTACCTCTTAACCAATGTCTTCATTTTTCGAGGAAGCGAAATGATGTCCTTCAGTCACAAGAACATCATCTTCAACATTGTTCTTTGTTTAGATGGCTTTGCAGCCATTTGAACAATATGACATCTCCATTGGGAGGAAGAATTAGACCCAACACCTGTACAGGCCAGTCAATCCTAGCTATTATATTTGTGGTAGTGGTTTCATTAACATGTATCGGCACCCATTATGTATATGGAGGCAATGGTGCAGGGGAGGCTTACTCATTGAAGGGGCACTACTCTCAGTTCACGCTTGTGACAATGACATATGATGCCCGCCTCTGGAATTTGAAGATGTACGTGAAACATTACTCAAGATGCACATCAATACAAGAGATCCTGGTGGTGTGGAACAAAGGCCAGCCACCAAATGTTACCAGGTTCGACTCAGCAGTACCACTTCGAATCCGAGTGGAGAAGAGGAACTCCTTAAACAACAGGTTCAATGTAGATCCATCCATAA
This genomic stretch from Musa acuminata AAA Group cultivar baxijiao chromosome BXJ3-9, Cavendish_Baxijiao_AAA, whole genome shotgun sequence harbors:
- the LOC103997586 gene encoding uncharacterized protein LOC103997586 isoform X2 — its product is MFAPHPPPPLPLPPPYSASSSSAPGCRQGVLVSGTDEGRFLLDDGSDVVELLLSAESQPQQWKIGMYVMVVGPYVAAQSGGLSTIRVHKMVDLSQHPDREAMWHLEVMEAHKLFYLPSPQ
- the LOC135649516 gene encoding glucosamine inositolphosphorylceramide transferase 1-like; this translates as MSPGRRWRRCVRSAGFLFAASAALLLGSTVALFAWLTVSPFPKPLPLSPSSASGCRPDGEGSWSVGLFYGDSPFSLKPIEFWNVWDNETAAWPVANPVVTCASATDAGFPSNFVADPFLYIQEDILYLFFETKNSVTLQGDIGVARSKDKGATWHHLGIVLDEEWHLSYPYVFSYQDQIYMMPEGSEKADLRLYRAVNFPLRWTLEKVILKKPLIDSFIINHQGYFWLFGSDFSSVGAKKNGELEIWYSSSPLGPWKPHKQNPVHNMDKSLGARNAGRPFTYKGELYRPGQDCGGTYGQRIRLFNIKVLAKDEYEEVEVPLGLDEPQKGSNAWNGARYHHLDVQRLTSDQWVAVMDGDRVPSGDVIRRLLIGYSAFGAAIVLVILSGVFLSAIKCNLPLNQCLHFSRKRNDVLQSQEHHLQHCSLFRWLCSHLNNMTSPLGGRIRPNTCTGQSILAIIFVVVVSLTCIGTHYVYGGNGAGEAYSLKGHYSQFTLVTMTYDARLWNLKMYVKHYSRCTSIQEILVVWNKGQPPNVTRFDSAVPLRIRVEKRNSLNNRFNVDPSIKTRAVLELDDDIMMTCDNIERGFKIWRDHPGRIVGFYPRVAEGKPLRYRDEKYARKQGGYNMILAGAAFMDHKLAFERYWSNDTKIGRDIVDKFFNCEDLLMNFLYANASSSRKTIEYVKPSWALDTSKFSGVAISRNKQEHYQVRSECLARFSELYGDLAANKWSFGSRKDGWDI
- the LOC135648865 gene encoding probable glycosyltransferase At5g03795, which gives rise to MNSSSPPPPPRLPCFHGYGRRWLVLLGVLVPMVLVSLVLFAVESKSSAFWFSSYSLSPPPVHGGDMSGEEVLEHHRGVVAQSQFNHSGHDSHASPPPAAAPSPAPESAPLLVRNNGTVEAIPSPRRARRRDTKLERLEVGLMRARAAIKEAFRSHSNVSPLFDKDYVPQGPSYRDAYAFHRSYLEMEKLFKVYVYEEGEPPLFHDGPCRSIYSSEGRFIHGIDMDTWFRTRDPDLAHVFFLPFSVVKMVKLIYKPKSFDISPITRTIADYISVIAERYPYWNRSLGADHFMLSCHDWGPHASEAHSHLYGDSIRVLCNANTSEGFDPRKDVSLPEINLKTDVMADMMGGPSASRRPVLAFFAGGDHGPVRPLLLQVWKGRDPDVQVHEYLPRGVSYYAMMRRSRFCLCPSGYEVASPRVVEAIYLGCVPVTISHRYVLPFSDVLNWKAFSVQVSPEDIPDLKRILTAISPRQYIRMQRRVRMVRRHFEVNSPPRRFDVFHMILHSVWLRRLNVRLLRYE
- the LOC103997586 gene encoding uncharacterized protein LOC103997586 isoform X1, which codes for MDYSLAALKLFCGELKDVRAASASASSSAATLFGILFQRAWLQGVLVSGTDEGRFLLDDGSDVVELLLSAESQPQQWKIGMYVMVVGPYVAAQSGGLSTIRVHKMVDLSQHPDREAMWHLEVMEAHKLFYLPSPQ